DNA sequence from the Pichia kudriavzevii chromosome 4, complete sequence genome:
TTATCTGCATTTTGGATACTAATATGATCTGTAACATTACTGTTAGTGGCCATGCTGGAAAGATGGGTGGACGAGGGATTTGGTGAATCAAACGAAGATACGGTCTTGTTATTTAAAAAAGAACTGTAAATGGGATAATCGTGTCCTAGATTCCCTATGTTAGGAACTGGCCTTGGTGACGATCTTCCATTGGTACTTGCATTGCTGTGGTTCTTTGAATTCGCATTTCCCAACTCGTAAGGtagaaaatgcaaatcGCCGTCGGTTAGTAAACAGTATGACGAATTTGACTCGTTATCAGTCAAAGTGCAATCAGGTGTCGCTATTCTGGGAGGAATGGAAGACATAACTAAAAACAGAGTTGAACAACACAAATTTAAAATGCTACTTCGGAAATTAAGGGTAATATGATGGCTCTCTCTCTAATGTATCCTTGGGTAATCCCGTCGtaaaaattgagaaaagGGGAACAATCTATATGGTTAAAGAAGGTATGGGTatcaaaattcaaatttgtgAGATGCCTCAGCATTTGAGAACGACTACCACATATTTTTCACATGCTAACGtaaaaactaaaaaaatatacgTTTGAATCGACAACTGCAGGATTCGAACCTGCGCGGGCAAAGCCCAAAAGATTTCTAATCTTTCTCCTTAACCACTCGGACAAATTGCCAGTTACGTGTTTGATTATGTTGCGGTTATACTCAGACTGTGACTATGTTTCACGTGACACAAACAATTGCATGTttattgtttatttttatttttttcccacATTTTAGATTTGAGTATTGTTTCACAGTATTGAGAGAACATATAGGTTgactaaaaaaaaaactggcACCTCTTTTGGTTTACCATAGTTTTTAGCTTTATGCCAGGTATTGATATAGGCAATTTGAGTGTTAATCAGTTAGGCTACAAACAAACTACAAAAACGTGAATATCTATCTTAGATCAGCCCTTTACAGTAACAAAAAATACCATTCACATGAATGTCTGGGTTTCAAAGAGTTATGAACAAAAGGATACCCAGCAGTTACTGAAACTTGGTCTCATGtctgaaaaacaaaaaaaaaaaacccatAAAGGATTTGGTGTTTGCCGTATTTATCTGAACAGATAAGAATCTCGAAtaagagaacaaaaactAGGGGGAGTCAGTAGTCTGAGTAGTGGCTcattaatttttcttttcaagaaGATGTACTCTTGGATGAGTTTCAAGAAAAAGCCTTACAACCAAAAATTGTGACGTTTATATCAATAGTTTCCTCCAAAAcattttcccttttttACTCTTCTAAACTCATCTACGTTATAAAGATCTTAttaaaataagaaaaaaaaagcgtAAGTTTCTTTGTCTTAACATTTACTCAGATATAAGACGAAAAACTGGTTTATTATACGTCTGAGCTCTACTATCGTGACAATCACGTACCAGGAAAATACAACCACACTAGTTCTTGACAGAAACtactttgaagaaagacTGGTTAAATAGAACTAAAAGCGTTCATCCACAGAATGATGATTTGTCAATACAATAGGACAATTTAATAGGAATAAAATGGGCAATAAATTAACCTGAAAAATAAGGcaatttttattattattattattattattattattaaaaaaaaaaaaagggatAATTAACcaataaaaagaaaagggcAACTAATTAGTAGAGAAACAAATGCAACTATTGATTCTGTCGCAGTTTGTCTTTAGCAACCACATTTTACTTTTGAACATTCTCTCGCAGTGGTGAGCAAAAAAGCCGTATTTGGTAAATTCTTTAAACCAGTAAAAATAGTGAATGCTTTACAGGAATGGGACAAACGACTCTTTGGAATCAGATCCAGCATTGTACTACTGACTTTCACTTGTAACTGACTGacctctttttcttttttttttcaatttatttaATTTGATCCTTTTATGTGGTGAGAATTCTGTTCAAGTCAAAAGACCTACTCCTTATTTCCCATGTACCGTATTAACAAAATTGTAGGAATGGATTTGAGTTCTTCAACTACAGGATTGTAACCCGTTGGTCAAAATAGGTCTCTTCCAACAACCCTTGGGATGTTATAAGCAAAACTGCATGAACATATCTGAAATGGTAGTTTCAATATGAGATTCTGTCTATACCTCGGAGATAAACTTGAGTAGGGCATATAAGAGTAAGGATCTCTCACTGGGATTTTCATATAGAACTTTTTCCGTTCTCTCGATTTTGTTGCACATCAATGGATTAAATCTTCTCCACttttatcttttcaaaGGTCTGCATCGTCCACCAAAATCCATTCGTTTTATAACTGAGTGACTGGGATCAAACAACCGTGAGGCATACACTATAGAATGTCATTCTTTAGATCATTTTCCTCCAACAGTTCATCAACGACAGTGAATTATCCCAATTTATCAGGTAATAAGTCCAAATATACTCCAACAGCCTCCACACCACCAACCAAGAAGTCTTTAACTTACATTCTCAACACAGATACAGATAGCTATGCAAATGGCAACCATTCGATTGGCGTGAATTCTCTAATTTACAATAAAAACGACCAATGTCTTATTTCTGGTGGTCGAGATGGGCAGATCTCTGTTTGGTCCTTTGATGAGGCAAATGGCGATGATGAAAACCGTACAGATTATGGATATTCTCAATTAAAGAGTCGAGATGATGTCAAGAATTTCATTAATTCtaatcttgaaaatgattCTGAAATTGCCAATATAGAGGAAAGTATAAAAGAGGGGTTGACGTCATTTCGTATCCGAGAGAGCACGTTGAGACCAAAACATTTGTGCCATTCTGAACTACATCACTTTGGCTGGATTAATGACTTGAAACTATTGGATAATACAACAACCGTGGCTTCGTGTTCCAACGAtttatcaatcaaattatGGGATTATCAGAATGATATAAAACATACACTGGGAACACATGACGATTATATTAAAAAGATCGCCTTTACCAATTACTACAAAAATCAATTGGTATCAGGAGGTTTAGATAAGATAATCAAAATTTGGGATGTTCAAAAGGGTGAAGTTATAAATTCACACTATTTCACAGAGGTCAGCCACTCAGTTTACTCGCTGGATACTCATAATGATTTAATAATTGCTTCTGGTCCTTCAAACATTGTCACTCTTTTTGATAGGCGTGATTTTACCAAACCCATCAAACAATTTATAGGGCATACAGATAATGTGCgatctttgatattgaaggACCAGTGTTTCCTCTCGGGTTCTTCAGATACCACAGTGAAGCTATGGGATTTACGTACCACGAGGGTTTTGAGAAACTTTGATATTCATGATACCCCTGTATGGTCTTTACACGTTTCGCCTGATGACAATGatatttcaacattttatTCAGCAGATAAAACTGGtattttgatgaagacaGATTTAAGATCTTCGGATTTGACAAATTCTGCTCAAAGTGGATATTTGCAGTATAAATTGAACGAACAGTCAGGCATAACCACGGTAGTTGCTGATGTGAATTTGAATCATACAATTGATGAGCCAGCCAATAGTTCTTCATGTGGCATAAACGATATTGTCGAAATCCCACAATTAGGCACTGTATGGACAGCTACTTCTTCTAGTATCCATAATACGAACACAAACTTTATAAATAGTTGGTGTATCCCCGATACAACTAAATTCATTATTCATCAGAGTCTTTTGttgaacaagaagattGCAAAACTATATGGACATGGTGAGAACGAAGGCAATGGtgaatcaaaatcaatagcGAGTATTCATGACACGGATGATTTGGTGAGTCAGCTAAGTGGTGATGATTTGGACCATATCGATAATGCGCTATTTTCCAATACACCGGGGTTGGATAACATATTTGACGATGCTAAAATGGCTAATGATTTAGACGGCGGTGTAGACTATTCTGGTATTAGAGAAGGTGACGATGATACCAGCTCCTTGGAAACAAGCAATTTATCTGGCCAGTCGTACTTACCAGCCACTTGCTTTATGGGATTATTAGGGAACTTAAATACACAGTACTTGATGTATGATGATTCAATTATCGAGGAGAAAGATGAGATTAACCAATATGACCCCTTTACTGAGGTAGATACTGAGTGGGTATCTAGTAAGACTAGGAGGATTTCAATCAACAATCACTTTATTGCTGAAGAAGAGATGATTTTAGTTCCgtttaatgaaaaatcaatctcCAACATTGCAGGTACAAGCGGACTAGTAAAATGTAAAGTTTTGAACAACAGAAGACACGTTGCAGCGATGGACCAGAGCGGGTGTGTCTATGTATTTGATATTCTATTAAATAGAATGATCCAACGTGTTGACTCGACGTTGTCTGTAAACAGTATCCCCTCAGTGGAACATGTTTGGAAGCAGGAACAAgatgaaattattgaagatcCGGATTTCTCGTTGTCAGAGAGATTTGAAGCGATTTGCGAAAAGATACAAACACAAGAGACATTGCCACCTTGGTGTACAGCACAAGTTAAATCTGGCAAATTATTTATCACAATTAAGGAAAAtgatttctcaaattgTGAAATCTACGGTgatgatttccaaaattatTACGGAGATGTCATGGGAAGCGGAAATCCACCAAGGAGAGTTAATTTAGGTAAGGTTTTAGTGAAATCGATGTTCGGGGGTTTTGTCAATACCACCCTTTCCAACCATAACATCGAGCTTGAGCCTGTTGAAAGTTATAGTTCTCTTTCGAGTAAAGACTCAACACAAATTAGTGTTATACAACCACCTCCACCACCTAACCATGTGAAAATTCCTCAGCCGGCACCACAGACACGTAATAATGCACTTGAGAAAAGTAGTAAAAGAGGATTATTTGGTCGTTTGAAAGGCAAGAAGGACAATTCAACATCTAGTGTCAATTTAAACACCAGCTCAAATTCCGGTACCTCTACACCCAACTCTTCACGCCCAAGCACTCCAATTAATACCCCTTCAAATATTCGACTGAATAAGTATCTGGAGCGCATCCAGCAATGCCAGAAATCCAATGAATTGATTAGGTACTTAGAGATAAACCCTGACATGATGTCGTATATGAAGATGCAAGAAGGATGGGATGAGAGGGAAAGGGAAGACAATAGAATTCCCAGAGTGGATTATCATAATGACAAATCCACCCTTGTAATTATCAATGACGAAGTCACTCATGAATCAAGACCTGCATTCAGAATACaccttgaaaaaattgtcaaCGGAACATTGAGTGAtaaagaaactgaaaaattattagaGAATTTACCTGTATGGGTCCTTAAAGGATTGGTTTTCCACATATATCCAATAGCTTCAATGCCTCCACAAAAGATCGGATTTACTGTAGCACCTGAAGAAGGGAGTGGATTAGATCAAATagatggtgaaaaattgaGATTGAATTCGGTCGGATTATTACGTATCTCAGGTATAGCAGAGTTTATCAAGAATAAGTTACCTGGCAATGATACTGTTGAACTTACATGTAAGGGCCATCAGCTTTCACCAAAGGATACATTGGGTACTATACGTGCCCGTGTATGGCGTCAGGGTggtgatgttgaatttatctaTAGGAAGCAATAATGTAATTATATAAGTTACAGCTCCTAGGTCTCAAATTCTTCTAGTCTATTATTATATACAAATTGATAGGTAAAGCagttgtttctttttgtcTTGTTTTGCGATTTGTCCTTAACTCCATCCATTTCAAGGAGTTAAAGGAAATAAGGGAGATAAAACGGACTTTTGGTGAGAATGTTTTCGAGGTAGCATAATAAGGCTCGGAAAATCAAGATAAGTATAAATACCCACAAAAAGATATCTACAGAAAGATCATAAGTAATGCAATATATAGTGTTCTTTGTCAGAGtcatagaaaaaaaaatgacgTCTTTACCTCCATCCGAATGTTGTGCCAAGGTTGCATACCAACAAGGAACACCTTCAGGTCATATCGAGATTATTTCAACGTTGAAGTGCTATGTTTCTAGTAATTACACCACCAATTCCGATAAATATTTGCTAATTTTCACAGATGTTTTTGGTATTGAACTACTTAACAACAAATTACTAGGGGATCATTTTGCTCAGCAGTTAGGCTACCCAGTTATTATTCCAGATATTCTTTTCGATGATCCATTATCTGAAGGAAGCACTGATTTCCAAAGGTTTTTTGCAAACCACCCAGTTGATAAGACAAAGAAATgtgtttttaattttttgtcCTCTTTCAAAGACACCTTCCCCCATGCAACGTTTATTGCGGGAATTGGATACTGTTTTGGAGCCAAATATCTATGTCATCACTTGACCGAATCCGGAATTATAGATGTTGGTGCGTTTGCGCATCCGTCGTATATcgaagaagatgaatttAGCATGATCAAGAAGCCCTTACTTATATCAGCCGCAGAAAATGACCCTGTTTTTACACGTGAGTCAAGAGTGAAATCTGAAGAGATTCTAAAGTGCCTGAACATTCCATACCaaattgatttgtttgGTGGTGTTTATCATGGATTTGCCGTAAGGGGTGATCTTTCCAAGAAACAAGTCAAATATGCCTCTGAGAAGGCATTCTCCGATGCCGTTTACTGGTTCAAGTACCACGCAGAGAACTGAATATTACTAAATTATATACTTGCTAGCTAAAAAAAAGTTCTCATGGTAGCATCTTTTACTGGAAACATTACTTTTAACATGAGAATAGCAagtatatgtatatattttttatatatttaagATATTTAGAGAAGTACCGTTTCTGTAGGGAAGACAACACAACTAGACCTGGAAACTGCACTTATTCTTACAAAATATATAATCCCATTCAGTAAATTCGGTTGCTACCATACTAAAACGAATAGCTACATGAACAATTCTGcgagagagagagaaaggGAGGGGGGTCCCTGATGTATACTATTCTATATGTTTGTCTTTTTCAGGTGGTTTTTATAACTCCTACAATTATTGTCACTTGTTACCGGAACATCAAGTAGGAACCCAGCTACCTTAGAAGCTTGTCCCGTTAGAAAAGCATCCgcttctcttttctctgAGCTTCCTCCCTTCTCCTATGAAAGTGGTTGAGTTCTTTACATATAAAAGTCGATATGcgaaaaattttttttttttttttttccttcgTGAACATGAATTTAGAGCAGTTGTCAACATGCTGAAATATCACATACATTCcctattgatttttttctgtctTTAGAAGCAACAAACAGGGGAAACATGGAGGACGCTGATAGAGTTACATCCAGATTATGGAGAGCATACCGTACCATTAAAGAGATGGTGTCAGACCGTGGATACTTTATTTCCCAGGAGGAACTAGAGATGTCGTTGGAAGAGTTTAGGGAGAAAATCTGCGATTCCATGGGTATGCCACAGCGGAAACTCATGTCATTCCAGGCAAATCCACGCCAGGAAGCACAGGAAAAATATGGAGATCTAGGCCCATTATGGGTGGAGTTTTGTGACGAGCCTAGTGTTGGTATtcaaacaatgaagaatttttgTGCACATATAACAGACAAGAACTTCTCGACTGGGTTATTCATTTACCAGAAGAACCTAACTCCAAGTGCAACCAAGGCTATAGCTGCTGCGGAACCTGCagttattgaaattttccaGGAAACTGATATTATTGTGAATATTACCCATCACGAGCTTGTTCCAAAGCACATCAGATTAAGTaatgaggagaagaaagatttaTTGACAAGATACAGATTAAAGGAGTCGCAATTACCTAGAATCCAAAGCGAGGATCCAATTGCTAAGTATTTAGGGTTGAAGAGAGGCCAAGTTGTGAAGATTATCAGGAGATCTGAAACTTCTGGTAGATATGCATCTTACAGAATTTGTTTATAACATAGAAAACCTTTTAAAATATATACTATATTGTACAAAACTCAACCAAATCATTTTAACGTTGCACATATGACTGAGTCTTGGATACCGGTCCACcatttgatgttttcaagaGTTACATTTTGTCCTGGTGATACAGAAACACCATTCTCACCAAGAAAGACAGGACCTATAGTAATAATGAGTGAATCGACGAGTTTGGGTTCTGTCAGCAGGGAATTGATTATATAGGCTCCACCTTCAACCATGATGCGAGGTAGGCCCAATTCATGTAATTTCTTCACTATGATCTCCCATGGGAACCGTCCATTGACGCATTTTAGGTGCACAACATCAAACTCCTCTGTACTCGATGAGTTGACGTCACGGGAAACAACAATGAGAGGTTTCAAACCTGTTCCGTCTGTGTAATTCTCCACTATTTTAGAGCCTGCAAGTTTAGAACTACTCTTAAAATGCGGATCAATGATGACAGGCCTTATTTTATGTTTGTTAAGGTTGTATCTACAATTTAAAGAGGGGTTGTCAGCAAGAAAGGTCGATATTCCAATGACAATAGCATCATGATGTGCTCTAATATAGTGTGTCATGGTTTTTGTCTGTTCATGGGAAATAACAGTTCTCAAACCAGGACCAGCTGATACTCTACTATCAAGTGATTGTGCATAGGTCAATGTAAGAAATGGCTTCTCACCAGGTAAGTATTCTTCTAGAAGATGTTTGATATCCTCTGGAAGTGGTAGCAACGCAgacattgatgaagaacaacaacaacaataacagcACACAAAAGGCAACAGGAAACTAACACCCAAACTGCTGATGAGATAGTATGAGAGGAAATTcagatttgaaaacaacaacagcagtAAGTGTTGCTGTTTAGGAGATAGGGGAAATAAGACATGCTCGAAGATATCGgaaataaatttttcaccttGTAACTATTcatgtttctctttttgcCCTTAGGGATGTTATCTTGAGCCATTACATATATAACAAGGGCTTTCTCACTAGCGATAACGGTATATCTAGCTCTATCTCTCAAGATGCCGTTCCCACATATATCACACTCGGCGATGATTAGAACTGTACCACATATCACGGTTGCTCCCAAACTTTCTTTGCAAAATTGTTTGACTAGAGGTAATGTTTTCCAGCACCCAGAGAGTAGGAGTAATAGCAACAACGGTAATGGCATTCATAGTATAAAGAAGGAGAACAGGAGCAAGAGGTCAACACAGAGGCGTTTTTATTCTACGTCGTCATCCAACAGTGCCACCACAAGTGCACCAGATTTTCAGAAGTTAACTGAAGGCATACCAAAGCACCAGTTGCCATATTATAACCAGCTATTATCATTTGACGAATGTCTTGCACataattcattttttgatCCGAAAACAGGGGATGTCCCTGGGGGTACCGCTCAATTTTGGGACGCTGTTGAAAGGATCATGCCATTATATGAGGATCTATTAATCACTGGGGAATTAAATCAGCGTCGTGTTGACGAGCTAATTAGCCTGTTAAGAAATGGACTTAGGATGCACAGATTCGAACTATCCAAATTAAGAAAGAACGTTGACAGAGATTTGAATAGTCCATTACAACAAATGCAGgagtatttgaaaaaatcattggTCAGAATCAGTAATGATCTACTCAGCCAAGAGAAGAACGGTATATATGAGAAGAGAATGGCGATAAGTTCACGTGGATTGACC
Encoded proteins:
- a CDS encoding uncharacterized protein (PKUD0D01200; similar to Saccharomyces cerevisiae YOL087C (DUF1); ancestral locus Anc_3.115); this translates as MSFFRSFSSNSSSTTVNYPNLSGNKSKYTPTASTPPTKKSLTYILNTDTDSYANGNHSIGVNSLIYNKNDQCLISGGRDGQISVWSFDEANGDDENRTDYGYSQLKSRDDVKNFINSNLENDSEIANIEESIKEGLTSFRIRESTLRPKHLCHSELHHFGWINDLKLLDNTTTVASCSNDLSIKLWDYQNDIKHTLGTHDDYIKKIAFTNYYKNQLVSGGLDKIIKIWDVQKGEVINSHYFTEVSHSVYSLDTHNDLIIASGPSNIVTLFDRRDFTKPIKQFIGHTDNVRSLILKDQCFLSGSSDTTVKLWDLRTTRVLRNFDIHDTPVWSLHVSPDDNDISTFYSADKTGILMKTDLRSSDLTNSAQSGYLQYKLNEQSGITTVVADVNLNHTIDEPANSSSCGINDIVEIPQLGTVWTATSSSIHNTNTNFINSWCIPDTTKFIIHQSLLLNKKIAKLYGHGENEGNGESKSIASIHDTDDLVSQLSGDDLDHIDNALFSNTPGLDNIFDDAKMANDLDGGVDYSGIREGDDDTSSLETSNLSGQSYLPATCFMGLLGNLNTQYLMYDDSIIEEKDEINQYDPFTEVDTEWVSSKTRRISINNHFIAEEEMILVPFNEKSISNIAGTSGLVKCKVLNNRRHVAAMDQSGCVYVFDILLNRMIQRVDSTLSVNSIPSVEHVWKQEQDEIIEDPDFSLSERFEAICEKIQTQETLPPWCTAQVKSGKLFITIKENDFSNCEIYGDDFQNYYGDVMGSGNPPRRVNLGKVLVKSMFGGFVNTTLSNHNIELEPVESYSSLSSKDSTQISVIQPPPPPNHVKIPQPAPQTRNNALEKSSKRGLFGRLKGKKDNSTSSVNLNTSSNSGTSTPNSSRPSTPINTPSNIRLNKYLERIQQCQKSNELIRYLEINPDMMSYMKMQEGWDEREREDNRIPRVDYHNDKSTLVIINDEVTHESRPAFRIHLEKIVNGTLSDKETEKLLENLPVWVLKGLVFHIYPIASMPPQKIGFTVAPEEGSGLDQIDGEKLRLNSVGLLRISGIAEFIKNKLPGNDTVELTCKGHQLSPKDTLGTIRARVWRQGGDVEFIYRKQ
- a CDS encoding uncharacterized protein (PKUD0D01210; Pfam Domains: DLH(2.3e-17)) gives rise to the protein MQYIVFFVRVIEKKMTSLPPSECCAKVAYQQGTPSGHIEIISTLKCYVSSNYTTNSDKYLLIFTDVFGIELLNNKLLGDHFAQQLGYPVIIPDILFDDPLSEGSTDFQRFFANHPVDKTKKCVFNFLSSFKDTFPHATFIAGIGYCFGAKYLCHHLTESGIIDVGAFAHPSYIEEDEFSMIKKPLLISAAENDPVFTRESRVKSEEILKCLNIPYQIDLFGGVYHGFAVRGDLSKKQVKYASEKAFSDAVYWFKYHAEN
- a CDS encoding uncharacterized protein (PKUD0D01220; similar to Saccharomyces cerevisiae YBR154C (RPB5); ancestral locus Anc_3.114), with the translated sequence MEDADRVTSRLWRAYRTIKEMVSDRGYFISQEELEMSLEEFREKICDSMGMPQRKLMSFQANPRQEAQEKYGDLGPLWVEFCDEPSVGIQTMKNFCAHITDKNFSTGLFIYQKNLTPSATKAIAAAEPAVIEIFQETDIIVNITHHELVPKHIRLSNEEKKDLLTRYRLKESQLPRIQSEDPIAKYLGLKRGQVVKIIRRSETSGRYASYRICL
- a CDS encoding uncharacterized protein (PKUD0D01230; similar to Saccharomyces cerevisiae YBR153W (RIB7); ancestral locus Anc_3.113): MSALLPLPEDIKHLLEEYLPGEKPFLTLTYAQSLDSRVSAGPGLRTVISHEQTKTMTHYIRAHHDAIVIGISTFLADNPSLNCRYNLNKHKIRPVIIDPHFKSSSKLAGSKIVENYTDGTGLKPLIVVSRDVNSSSTEEFDVVHLKCVNGRFPWEIIVKKLHELGLPRIMVEGGAYIINSLLTEPKLVDSLIITIGPVFLGENGVSVSPGQNVTLENIKWWTGIQDSVICATLK